One Entomomonas asaccharolytica DNA segment encodes these proteins:
- the hslV gene encoding ATP-dependent protease subunit HslV, whose protein sequence is MTTIVSIRRNGKVVMGGDGQVSLGNTIMKGNAKKVRRLYHGQVIAGFAGATADAFTLFERFEAQLEKHQGHLVRAAVELTKDWRTDRSLSRLEAMLAVANKDASLILTGNGDVLDPEDGLIAMGSGGPYAQAAAKALLMHTDMSAREIAETALNIAGSICIYTNQNLAIEELDCN, encoded by the coding sequence TTGACCACTATCGTTTCTATTCGCCGTAATGGCAAAGTGGTTATGGGCGGCGATGGTCAGGTTTCTTTAGGCAATACCATAATGAAAGGTAACGCAAAGAAAGTACGCCGTTTATATCATGGACAAGTGATTGCAGGTTTTGCAGGTGCTACTGCAGATGCTTTTACCTTATTTGAACGTTTTGAAGCACAGCTTGAAAAACATCAAGGGCACTTAGTGCGAGCTGCCGTGGAGTTAACTAAAGATTGGCGTACAGATCGTTCCTTAAGTCGATTAGAAGCTATGTTGGCCGTGGCTAATAAAGATGCTTCTCTTATATTAACGGGCAATGGTGATGTGTTAGACCCTGAAGATGGGTTAATTGCTATGGGCTCAGGTGGCCCTTATGCACAAGCAGCGGCTAAAGCATTACTGATGCACACTGATATGTCAGCAAGAGAAATCGCTGAAACTGCATTAAATATTGCAGGCAGTATTTGTATTTATACAAATCAAAATTTAGCTATTGAAGAACTTGACTGTAATTAA
- the hpaB gene encoding 4-hydroxyphenylacetate 3-monooxygenase, oxygenase component, with product MKLDGNKRPLNGEEYLASLRDGREVYIYGQRVDDITSHPAFRNSAAVVAQMYDALHDPKSKDELCWETDTGNGGYTHKFFRIAKTADDLRQQRDAIAGWARMSYGWMGRTADYKAAFGCVLGANPEFYGKFADNARLWYKRLQENCLYFNHAIVNPPIDRNKSIDQVGDVFMRVVEEREDGIVVKGAKVVATNSALTHYNFIGFGSASIVGDNPDFALMFLAPMNAKGVKLICRTSYEYIAGAIGSPFDYPLSSRFDENDAILILDNVFIPWEDVLAYKDYDRCRRFATDGGFARLYPMQGLTRLAVKLDFLSGLLVKALECTGAIEFRGVSAQVGEVIAWRNLFWSLTDAAYGAPELQSNWSTPALLPSNQALQVYRNMAPLAYPIIKKIIHQTVASGMIYLPSGVKDFENPDLDKYLSVYCRGSEGMGHRERIKTLKLLWDAVDSEFGGRHEVYEVNYAGNQDDVRLQTLGYARSNGNLAAMKGLVEKCMSEYDEKGWTVPYLTNPDDINALPK from the coding sequence ATGAAGTTAGACGGTAACAAGCGTCCTTTAAATGGTGAAGAATATTTAGCAAGTTTACGTGATGGTCGTGAAGTGTATATTTATGGCCAACGAGTGGATGATATTACTAGTCACCCTGCTTTTCGCAATTCAGCCGCTGTAGTAGCACAAATGTATGATGCCCTACACGATCCCAAATCAAAAGATGAACTATGCTGGGAAACCGATACAGGGAATGGCGGTTATACCCATAAATTCTTTAGAATAGCTAAAACAGCAGATGATTTACGCCAACAACGTGACGCTATTGCTGGTTGGGCGAGAATGTCCTATGGCTGGATGGGACGTACTGCTGATTATAAAGCAGCCTTTGGCTGTGTATTAGGTGCCAATCCAGAGTTTTATGGCAAATTTGCAGATAATGCTCGCCTTTGGTACAAACGTCTTCAAGAAAATTGTTTGTATTTTAATCATGCTATTGTAAATCCTCCTATTGATCGTAATAAAAGTATCGATCAAGTAGGCGATGTGTTTATGCGCGTCGTGGAAGAACGTGAGGATGGTATCGTAGTTAAAGGTGCTAAAGTGGTTGCTACTAACTCTGCCTTAACTCACTATAATTTTATTGGCTTTGGCTCTGCCTCAATTGTGGGCGATAATCCTGATTTTGCGTTAATGTTCCTTGCTCCAATGAATGCTAAAGGGGTAAAACTGATTTGTCGTACCTCTTATGAATATATTGCAGGGGCTATTGGCTCACCCTTCGACTACCCCTTATCAAGTCGTTTTGATGAGAATGATGCCATTCTTATTTTAGATAATGTATTTATCCCTTGGGAAGATGTATTGGCTTATAAAGACTATGACCGTTGCCGTCGTTTTGCAACTGATGGTGGTTTTGCTAGGCTATACCCTATGCAAGGCTTAACTCGTCTAGCTGTTAAACTAGACTTTTTAAGTGGTTTATTAGTAAAAGCATTAGAGTGCACAGGGGCTATCGAATTTCGTGGCGTCTCCGCACAAGTGGGTGAAGTAATCGCATGGCGTAATTTATTTTGGTCATTAACTGATGCTGCATACGGTGCTCCCGAGTTACAAAGTAATTGGAGTACACCTGCCTTGTTACCAAGTAATCAAGCATTACAAGTGTATAGAAATATGGCGCCATTAGCTTATCCAATCATTAAAAAAATCATCCACCAAACCGTAGCGAGCGGCATGATTTATTTACCTTCTGGTGTAAAAGATTTTGAAAACCCTGACTTAGATAAATATTTAAGTGTTTATTGCCGTGGCTCTGAAGGAATGGGACATAGAGAACGGATTAAAACGCTTAAATTGCTGTGGGATGCGGTTGATAGTGAATTTGGTGGTAGACATGAGGTCTACGAAGTAAATTATGCGGGCAACCAAGATGATGTGCGTCTACAAACCCTCGGCTATGCAAGAAGTAATGGCAATTTAGCCGCAATGAAAGGATTAGTTGAAAAATGTATGTCTGAGTATGATGAAAAAGGTTGGACAGTCCCTTATTTAACCAATCCAGATGATATTAACGCATTACCCAAATAA
- the epsC gene encoding serine O-acetyltransferase EpsC yields MVIKTYNTYCKATPSWNLQKIVSELREVRNEWRTNHGRTRNAGRELPSRTIMSEIIDTITRALFPMRLGPSDLREESEDFYVGHSLDAALSALQNQAYLELCYNAKYQGTAIDDVHAQATSIVQEFAFALPNIRKLLDTDVIAAYNGDPAARSVDEVLLCYPGVLAIIYHRLAHYLYTVGLTLLARITAELAHSATGIDIHPGATIGESFFIDHGTGVVIGETCVIGNHVRIYQAVTLGAKRFTADESGHLQKGYPRHPIVEDDVVIYAGATILGRVTIGKGSTVGGNVWLTKSIPANSSITQASTLNETCC; encoded by the coding sequence ATGGTTATTAAAACTTACAACACCTACTGCAAAGCCACTCCCTCTTGGAATTTACAAAAAATAGTCAGTGAGTTACGAGAAGTACGCAATGAATGGCGCACAAATCATGGTAGGACACGTAACGCAGGAAGAGAACTTCCTTCGCGTACCATCATGAGTGAGATTATTGACACTATCACGCGTGCTCTATTCCCTATGCGTTTAGGCCCATCTGATTTAAGAGAGGAAAGTGAAGACTTTTATGTAGGCCATTCTTTGGACGCTGCTTTGAGCGCTCTACAAAATCAAGCCTATCTTGAGCTTTGCTACAATGCAAAATATCAAGGCACAGCTATTGATGATGTCCATGCTCAAGCCACCTCTATTGTTCAAGAATTTGCTTTTGCACTACCCAATATTCGTAAGTTATTAGATACAGATGTTATTGCGGCCTATAATGGTGATCCAGCCGCTCGTAGTGTTGATGAAGTATTATTGTGCTACCCAGGCGTATTAGCTATTATTTATCACCGCCTTGCGCATTATCTCTATACCGTTGGTTTAACCTTATTAGCGAGAATTACCGCAGAATTAGCACACTCTGCCACTGGAATAGATATCCATCCTGGCGCGACTATTGGTGAAAGCTTCTTTATTGACCATGGTACAGGAGTGGTAATTGGAGAAACCTGTGTTATTGGTAATCATGTACGTATTTATCAAGCTGTTACCTTAGGCGCTAAACGCTTTACAGCTGATGAATCGGGGCACTTACAAAAAGGCTATCCCCGTCACCCTATTGTAGAAGATGATGTGGTTATTTATGCAGGCGCCACTATTTTAGGTAGAGTTACTATTGGTAAAGGTTCTACAGTAGGTGGTAATGTTTGGTTAACTAAGAGTATTCCTGCTAATAGCAGTATTACTCAGGCCAGTACATTAAATGAAACCTGTTGTTAA
- a CDS encoding META domain-containing protein, giving the protein MTRLLLLLMITMSSCSSIQKNQVSLTSLKLQTSYQVEWIGERPLMDYSYLNIILDQDNKAYGLAGCNYWSTNYQLHGNKLTFDSPINVTKKVCTPALMEQEQRFLDTLKTIKSWNFSDIQQLQLWPENGQPIKLWAEEKK; this is encoded by the coding sequence ATGACACGACTATTACTTTTACTCATGATTACTATGAGTAGTTGTTCCTCTATACAAAAAAATCAAGTCTCACTGACTTCATTAAAACTGCAAACTAGCTATCAAGTGGAATGGATTGGTGAACGACCACTCATGGATTACAGTTATCTTAATATTATTCTCGATCAAGATAATAAAGCTTATGGTTTAGCAGGTTGCAATTATTGGTCTACCAACTACCAGTTACATGGCAACAAACTAACCTTTGATAGCCCGATTAATGTCACTAAAAAAGTGTGCACACCTGCATTAATGGAGCAAGAGCAACGTTTTCTTGATACTTTAAAAACTATCAAATCGTGGAATTTTTCAGATATCCAACAACTACAACTGTGGCCTGAAAATGGACAACCCATAAAATTATGGGCAGAAGAAAAGAAATAA
- a CDS encoding YfhL family 4Fe-4S dicluster ferredoxin: protein MSLIITDDCINCDVCEPECPNEAISQGEEIYVIDPNRCTECVGHYDEPQCQQVCPVDCIPLDPNNQETKEQLMEKYIKLTEKAYSFYIKRS from the coding sequence ATGTCATTAATCATTACTGATGACTGTATCAATTGTGATGTGTGTGAACCTGAATGCCCTAATGAAGCGATTTCTCAGGGTGAAGAGATTTATGTAATAGATCCTAACCGTTGTACAGAATGTGTTGGCCATTACGATGAACCACAGTGTCAGCAAGTGTGTCCAGTCGATTGTATACCACTTGATCCTAATAATCAGGAAACAAAAGAACAGTTAATGGAAAAGTATATTAAATTAACTGAAAAAGCATATTCATTTTATATTAAGCGATCATAA
- the coaD gene encoding pantetheine-phosphate adenylyltransferase — MPKHKVVYPGTFDPITCGHVDIVERAARMFDHVVIAVAESPKKKPLFSLDERVSLAKEVTKHLTNVEVRGFSCLLAHFMCEQGISTLIRGLRAISDFEYEFQLANMNRALVPTLESLFLTPSEKYSYISSTFIREISSLGGDISKFVPPEVEKALKVKFSQ, encoded by the coding sequence ATGCCCAAACATAAAGTAGTTTATCCAGGAACCTTTGATCCTATTACATGTGGACATGTGGATATTGTTGAACGTGCGGCAAGGATGTTTGATCACGTTGTTATTGCTGTTGCTGAAAGTCCAAAAAAGAAGCCATTATTTTCTTTAGATGAGCGTGTATCTCTTGCTAAAGAGGTAACTAAACACCTTACTAATGTAGAGGTGAGGGGATTTTCTTGCTTATTAGCACACTTTATGTGTGAGCAAGGAATTAGTACTTTAATCAGAGGCTTACGGGCGATTTCTGATTTTGAATATGAATTTCAGTTAGCTAATATGAATAGAGCCTTGGTTCCTACGTTGGAAAGTCTATTTTTAACGCCATCTGAAAAGTATTCTTATATTTCTTCTACGTTTATTAGAGAGATTTCGTCTCTTGGTGGCGATATCAGTAAGTTTGTGCCACCAGAAGTTGAGAAGGCTCTAAAAGTAAAGTTTTCTCAGTAG
- a CDS encoding cold-shock protein gives MSNRQNGTVKWFNNEKGFGFISQDTGPDLFVHYRAIEGTGFKSLKEGQKVSFIATEGQKGMQADQVQLIS, from the coding sequence ATGTCTAACCGTCAAAACGGTACTGTCAAGTGGTTTAATAATGAAAAAGGCTTTGGCTTTATTTCTCAAGACACTGGTCCAGATTTATTCGTTCATTACCGTGCTATTGAAGGCACAGGTTTTAAATCGTTAAAAGAAGGGCAGAAAGTTAGCTTTATTGCTACTGAGGGTCAAAAAGGAATGCAAGCTGACCAAGTTCAACTTATTAGCTAA
- the hslU gene encoding ATP-dependent protease ATPase subunit HslU has product MSMTPREIVHELDRFIIGQDEAKRAVAIALRNRWRRMQLPAELRAEVTPKNILMIGPTGVGKTEIARRLARLANAPFVKVEATKFTEVGYVGRDVESIIRDLADAAIKMLREQEIQRVNHRAEDAAEERILDALLTPARSANSGFEQEATAASDSNTRQLFRKRLREGQLDDKEIEIEVATVPVGVEIMSPPGMEEMTSQLQNLFSGMNKGKRQTQKLKIKDARKILRDEEAASMINEEELKAKALEAVEQNGIVFIDEIDKVAKRGNVGGADVSREGVQRDLLPLIEGCTVNTKLGMLKTDHILFIASGAFHLAKPSDLVPELQGRLPIRVELKALTPNDFERILTEPHASLTKQYIELLKTEGLNIEFKEDGIKRIAEIAWQVNEKTENIGARRLHTLLERLLEEVSFSATDLATKDDKPIILDAAYVNEHLGELAKDEDLSRYIL; this is encoded by the coding sequence ATGTCCATGACACCCCGTGAAATCGTTCATGAACTAGATCGTTTTATTATCGGTCAAGATGAAGCTAAGCGAGCTGTAGCCATCGCATTACGTAATCGTTGGCGTCGTATGCAGTTACCAGCTGAGTTAAGAGCAGAGGTAACCCCTAAGAATATTTTAATGATTGGTCCTACTGGGGTAGGTAAAACCGAGATTGCTCGCCGTTTAGCACGTTTAGCTAATGCACCTTTTGTAAAAGTAGAGGCTACTAAGTTTACGGAAGTGGGATATGTTGGGCGAGATGTTGAGTCAATTATTCGCGATCTAGCTGATGCGGCTATAAAAATGCTGCGTGAGCAGGAAATACAACGCGTTAACCATAGGGCAGAAGATGCAGCAGAAGAGCGTATTTTAGATGCTTTATTAACACCTGCTCGTTCTGCAAATAGTGGTTTTGAACAAGAGGCTACGGCTGCAAGTGATTCTAATACCCGTCAACTATTCCGTAAACGCTTACGTGAGGGTCAGTTAGATGATAAGGAAATTGAGATAGAGGTGGCTACTGTACCCGTTGGTGTTGAAATTATGTCACCACCTGGTATGGAGGAAATGACCAGCCAGTTACAAAACTTGTTTTCTGGTATGAATAAAGGTAAGCGCCAAACACAGAAATTGAAAATTAAAGATGCTCGTAAAATTCTGCGTGATGAAGAAGCAGCGAGCATGATTAATGAAGAAGAGTTAAAAGCTAAAGCGTTAGAAGCTGTAGAGCAAAATGGCATTGTTTTTATTGATGAAATTGATAAAGTAGCAAAACGTGGTAATGTTGGCGGTGCTGATGTCTCTCGTGAAGGTGTGCAGCGTGACTTACTACCGTTAATTGAGGGTTGTACCGTTAATACCAAATTAGGTATGTTAAAAACAGACCATATTCTGTTTATTGCCTCTGGTGCTTTCCATTTAGCTAAACCTAGTGATTTGGTGCCTGAATTACAAGGTCGTTTACCTATACGGGTAGAGTTAAAAGCATTAACCCCTAATGATTTTGAGCGTATTTTAACGGAGCCACATGCCTCATTAACAAAACAATATATTGAACTCTTAAAAACAGAGGGTTTAAATATTGAGTTTAAAGAAGATGGCATCAAGCGTATCGCTGAAATTGCTTGGCAAGTGAATGAGAAGACGGAAAATATAGGCGCTCGTCGATTACACACTTTGTTAGAAAGACTATTGGAAGAAGTGTCTTTTAGTGCAACCGATTTAGCTACTAAAGATGACAAACCAATAATACTTGATGCAGCTTATGTGAATGAGCATTTAGGTGAATTAGCTAAGGATGAAGATTTATCTCGTTATATCCTTTAA
- a CDS encoding DODA-type extradiol aromatic ring-opening family dioxygenase: MTNNIQPALFIPHGGGPCFFMDWSVGGNIWQGMQDFLAELANTLPAKPRAILVISGHWEEPEFTINKVINHTLYYDYYGFPAYTYQLTYPVKGDNHLITDIMRLLSSAGICINTDNQRGLDHGVFIPFKVIYPDADIPMVQLSLKKGLDPQTHINLGKALAPLRKEDVLIVGSGMSYHNLTVWGGELAATASQAFNEWLITTLEEDDIEQRNRLLCRWQEAPYARIAHPREEHLLPLMVVAGAGDSDKGHCIYSGKVRELSFSAFRFG, translated from the coding sequence ATGACAAATAATATACAACCTGCATTATTTATTCCTCATGGAGGTGGTCCTTGTTTTTTTATGGATTGGTCAGTAGGAGGTAATATTTGGCAGGGAATGCAAGATTTTTTAGCGGAGTTAGCTAATACACTACCAGCAAAGCCAAGGGCTATATTAGTTATTTCAGGGCATTGGGAAGAACCTGAATTTACAATTAATAAGGTGATTAATCATACTTTATATTATGATTATTATGGCTTTCCTGCTTATACTTACCAATTAACTTACCCTGTTAAAGGAGATAACCATCTGATAACCGATATTATGCGGTTATTATCAAGTGCAGGTATTTGTATAAACACTGATAATCAGCGGGGATTGGATCATGGTGTATTTATTCCTTTTAAAGTGATTTACCCTGATGCAGATATTCCTATGGTGCAATTATCATTAAAAAAAGGTTTAGATCCACAGACTCATATTAATTTAGGTAAGGCGTTAGCGCCTTTACGTAAAGAAGACGTATTAATTGTAGGTAGTGGTATGAGTTACCATAATCTAACTGTTTGGGGTGGAGAATTAGCTGCTACTGCCTCGCAAGCGTTTAATGAGTGGTTAATAACTACCCTTGAGGAAGATGATATAGAGCAGCGCAATAGGCTGTTATGTCGTTGGCAAGAGGCTCCTTATGCGCGTATAGCTCACCCAAGAGAAGAGCATTTGTTACCGTTAATGGTGGTTGCTGGAGCAGGTGACAGTGATAAAGGCCATTGCATTTATTCTGGTAAGGTAAGGGAGTTATCTTTTTCGGCATTTCGCTTTGGTTAG
- a CDS encoding toxin VasX: MTNHNEQNYIPTVETLIKNNFKATAASYQANCPLQSPTIAIYPVRYAINENPFLESLAQQAELTPDDWHKLTHKKTNHSLTKQDTLFNNDLPTLQTREYTLRPLRKGWLYIWTLENDWTEYEITPPNKIGQLTTFKKTDINQPQDQRQATGAAEYALYFNANQHVYITYSPVQWTHRQFKAIKETDHKQTMRLIKLPEFIATMTAPHAEYINQIDKRVADIFSEQANTTFLSSTITNTTTEHQQGFKREQAISIPKAELIAHLNDPMNALFIALDDPLAIIDDLLLNAAYPISAMEAYEHSQQRKNNIAQILIPTCGAGIEEFIPDSILQQGAGKKYQYLKDVCNDLLEPASLLAIYQSGTYSTAQENLANAQQTLVETCKKEFLAKWQQLPKQQVTTTNIEGETVITTWQQHIEEWNNTRQLRRKLDFNSVFDHLTAREQTIALYQQYIAITITDLLVWLNKLPISLLGTALQHDMVNESQSLALYHYADKILTFIHYDKTGQDWLKAQLAKPSTLFGYSFFHFNQELQQFFSKIATILIQQSNIKAQGDNQDKTALDYANLGASRLTDYLGALTNPQLKASKYYNSLSKPAKRAYQAYCELIKTPLGDLYKTMQLKSLASLAALPPEAITAYASFTTLTSSDNYRIVSNFRFNKDFINWKDQLNSLITEDKKLAKQNRDLSQKAGERKKQRLAYPKVDYKHDRAIIKANSQRRKELKRKIYMTNHRQPIAIIADENSLPITMGREDYLFLQSGQQEAMQQGLLKIESRIKGIERSQQHIKQWQGKSLPMAMVLWNLANTINAIKEHKDNATITSNMFYTANAVGALWLAPIWAEFSQIELRYTASMLKHHKELLLTPTKLLATIATKDLYQYRQNLVKVGGKVGSSAAIIEMVIKRVAFVNGLMAVGAAFEIGAMQDDLFYSSNGLELVGQIAKVTSLSAMVTGGIISISMWLGSSIWGIAFAMGAFVTTALLVAGVVYLLATLWIELFHREGLALWIDNCVFGTAQKWITEDEQQNQLDELTALYKILLYPEVKIKQTRKLLTNFDNCVYQTTGYWLQFSFPVELDYCPIEITTLMTHSRLLDTQAYSQDLTQRIANNGFWSNPSISMDNLLPTNPVIGVDTIQPDYSYTGFDNRFIYNVWLPYDGLYNNSYLDLQISYPFDLSQKANLDSVATNEQSLNYSFLYQIELFNQKDIVSHEQPETPITSLEFLKDSKENKSYLKSGKFNHAIKRYNIVVGLPIGANIENDNDY, translated from the coding sequence TTAACCCCTGATGATTGGCATAAACTAACCCATAAAAAAACCAATCACTCACTCACTAAACAAGATACCCTATTTAACAACGATCTACCCACCTTACAAACCCGTGAATATACCTTGCGACCATTGCGTAAAGGATGGCTTTATATATGGACACTTGAAAACGATTGGACAGAGTACGAAATAACCCCACCTAACAAAATAGGGCAATTAACCACCTTTAAAAAAACCGATATAAACCAACCCCAAGACCAAAGACAAGCCACAGGCGCGGCAGAATATGCCCTCTACTTTAACGCTAACCAACATGTATATATAACCTATTCCCCCGTACAATGGACACACCGTCAATTTAAAGCAATCAAAGAAACAGACCACAAGCAAACAATGCGGTTAATTAAATTACCTGAATTTATAGCCACCATGACCGCCCCCCATGCCGAATATATTAACCAGATTGATAAACGTGTAGCGGATATATTTAGCGAACAAGCAAATACTACTTTCCTATCATCGACCATTACAAATACAACTACTGAACATCAACAGGGCTTTAAACGTGAGCAAGCAATTAGCATTCCCAAAGCTGAACTAATCGCCCATCTTAACGACCCTATGAACGCTTTATTTATCGCCCTAGATGACCCGCTAGCGATTATTGATGACCTACTGTTAAATGCGGCTTATCCCATTAGCGCAATGGAAGCCTACGAACATAGCCAACAACGCAAAAATAATATTGCACAAATACTTATACCCACTTGTGGCGCAGGGATTGAAGAATTTATACCTGATAGCATTTTGCAACAAGGGGCGGGTAAAAAATACCAATACCTAAAAGACGTGTGCAACGACCTACTCGAACCCGCTAGCCTATTAGCTATCTATCAAAGTGGTACATATTCCACAGCACAGGAAAACCTAGCAAACGCACAACAAACCTTAGTTGAAACCTGTAAAAAAGAATTTTTAGCAAAATGGCAACAACTACCCAAGCAACAAGTAACCACCACCAACATAGAGGGCGAGACCGTTATAACCACATGGCAACAACATATTGAAGAATGGAACAACACCCGCCAGCTAAGGCGCAAACTAGATTTTAATAGCGTCTTTGACCACCTAACAGCACGAGAACAAACCATAGCCCTCTATCAACAATATATCGCTATAACAATAACTGATTTATTAGTATGGCTTAATAAACTGCCTATTAGCTTATTAGGTACAGCCTTACAACACGATATGGTAAACGAAAGCCAATCATTAGCTTTATATCACTATGCCGATAAAATACTAACCTTTATCCACTATGATAAAACGGGGCAAGACTGGCTAAAAGCACAACTTGCAAAACCTAGCACGCTATTTGGTTATAGCTTTTTCCATTTCAACCAAGAGTTACAACAATTCTTTAGTAAAATAGCTACCATTTTAATACAGCAAAGCAATATTAAAGCACAGGGCGACAACCAAGACAAAACCGCCCTTGATTATGCTAATCTTGGGGCAAGTCGTTTAACTGATTATCTAGGGGCTTTAACTAATCCACAGCTTAAAGCGTCTAAATACTATAACAGCTTATCCAAGCCCGCAAAACGCGCTTATCAAGCCTATTGTGAACTTATTAAAACCCCATTAGGCGACCTATACAAAACCATGCAATTAAAAAGCCTTGCTAGTTTAGCGGCTTTACCGCCTGAAGCAATCACCGCTTATGCCAGTTTCACCACCTTAACTAGCTCAGATAACTATAGAATAGTCTCTAACTTTAGATTTAATAAGGATTTTATTAACTGGAAAGACCAATTAAACAGCCTGATTACTGAAGATAAAAAACTAGCTAAACAAAATAGAGACCTAAGCCAAAAAGCAGGGGAACGTAAAAAACAAAGGCTTGCTTATCCAAAAGTAGACTATAAACACGACAGAGCCATAATAAAAGCCAATAGCCAACGCAGAAAAGAACTAAAACGCAAAATTTATATGACCAACCACAGACAACCTATAGCCATTATAGCCGATGAAAATAGTCTCCCTATTACTATGGGGCGTGAAGATTATCTATTTTTACAAAGCGGACAACAAGAAGCCATGCAACAAGGATTATTAAAAATAGAGTCACGAATTAAAGGTATTGAAAGAAGCCAACAACATATTAAACAATGGCAAGGTAAAAGCCTACCTATGGCTATGGTACTATGGAATTTAGCCAATACTATTAACGCCATTAAAGAGCATAAAGACAACGCCACCATTACTAGCAATATGTTTTATACTGCTAATGCAGTTGGCGCGCTATGGCTAGCCCCTATATGGGCGGAGTTTTCACAAATAGAGTTACGCTATACCGCTAGCATGTTAAAACACCATAAAGAACTCTTATTAACCCCTACTAAACTATTAGCCACTATAGCTACTAAAGACCTTTATCAATATAGACAAAATTTAGTAAAAGTAGGCGGTAAAGTAGGCAGTAGCGCGGCTATTATAGAAATGGTGATTAAAAGGGTCGCTTTTGTAAATGGTTTAATGGCAGTTGGCGCGGCTTTTGAAATAGGGGCTATGCAAGATGATTTATTCTATTCTAGTAATGGATTGGAGTTAGTAGGACAAATAGCTAAAGTTACCTCGCTATCTGCTATGGTTACAGGTGGAATAATAAGTATAAGCATGTGGCTTGGCTCGTCTATATGGGGAATTGCTTTTGCTATGGGAGCTTTTGTAACGACTGCTTTATTAGTGGCGGGCGTGGTGTATTTACTGGCTACCCTATGGATAGAGTTATTCCACCGTGAGGGGCTAGCCCTTTGGATTGATAATTGTGTGTTTGGTACTGCTCAAAAATGGATAACAGAGGATGAACAACAAAACCAACTAGACGAGCTAACCGCCTTATATAAAATATTACTTTATCCAGAGGTAAAAATTAAACAAACCCGCAAGTTATTAACTAACTTTGATAATTGTGTTTATCAAACAACGGGCTATTGGTTGCAATTCTCTTTTCCTGTAGAACTGGACTATTGCCCGATAGAGATAACAACCCTAATGACCCATAGCCGCCTATTAGATACCCAAGCCTATAGTCAAGATTTAACCCAACGTATAGCCAATAATGGCTTTTGGTCTAATCCTAGTATTAGTATGGATAATTTACTGCCTACTAATCCTGTTATAGGGGTAGATACTATACAACCTGATTATAGCTATACGGGCTTTGATAACCGTTTTATCTATAATGTATGGCTTCCTTATGATGGGCTATATAATAATAGTTATCTTGATTTACAAATTAGTTACCCCTTTGATCTATCACAAAAAGCTAACCTTGATAGCGTAGCCACTAATGAACAATCATTAAATTACTCTTTTCTTTATCAGATAGAACTATTTAACCAAAAGGATATAGTAAGCCATGAGCAACCAGAAACCCCTATCACTAGCCTTGAGTTTTTAAAGGACAGTAAGGAAAATAAAAGCTATTTAAAAAGCGGTAAATTTAACCATGCGATTAAACGCTATAATATAGTGGTTGGTTTACCCATTGGCGCAAACATAGAGAATGATAATGACTATTAA